Proteins from a genomic interval of Paenibacillus sp. 37:
- a CDS encoding DUF4257 domain-containing protein, producing MELLIAFLVGGMTNLAVASKMEGGTLLPYVKKVGKKRFFVPGLLVDFFIGGAAALAAFSFFEPAGYAKIVGTSVLAGFNGLTYLAKNALSKATDTDLKAIDEEYQKLVGGKDEKK from the coding sequence ATGGAATTATTAATTGCTTTTCTCGTCGGAGGTATGACGAATCTGGCTGTTGCGTCTAAAATGGAAGGTGGTACTTTACTACCCTACGTTAAAAAGGTGGGTAAAAAACGTTTTTTTGTTCCTGGCCTGCTAGTTGATTTTTTCATCGGTGGAGCAGCAGCACTTGCAGCATTCTCCTTCTTTGAACCAGCTGGTTATGCTAAAATTGTCGGTACCTCTGTGCTTGCAGGGTTTAACGGTTTAACGTATTTGGCAAAAAATGCTCTAAGCAAAGCAACAGATACTGACTTAAAAGCCATTGATGAGGAATACCAAAAACTTGTTGGTGGCAAAGATGAGAAGAAGTGA
- a CDS encoding helix-turn-helix domain-containing protein translates to MGVDKTTISAWERDVRFPKEEHLLQISECLGLPLMDLLRISKNRKSVG, encoded by the coding sequence ATGGGCGTAGATAAAACCACAATTTCAGCCTGGGAACGAGATGTGCGATTTCCAAAAGAAGAGCATTTACTTCAGATATCGGAGTGTCTAGGTTTGCCACTCATGGATCTTCTTAGAATCTCTAAGAATAGAAAGTCCGTAGGTTGA
- a CDS encoding NYN domain-containing protein, producing the protein MRPVGIRLKSAILIDESNAIYQLLELGIKGIRSWRKFYEVVEEYLKANYGLKMSTDFNFYGALPPKHADEIRYNKRHKFLQALEHDGINVYRGTCDIQKDIYIEKGVDVLICLDLYQFSVYKYDYVVVFSGDADFVPAIKRAKKNGTLVLAILGHNKAAFHLRNMVDVTIDLESIIEKLDQTTLIQKLS; encoded by the coding sequence ATGAGACCAGTAGGGATACGTCTCAAAAGTGCAATTCTCATTGATGAAAGCAATGCTATTTATCAGTTACTTGAATTAGGTATCAAAGGCATACGTTCGTGGCGAAAATTCTATGAAGTAGTTGAAGAATATTTGAAAGCTAACTACGGTTTGAAGATGTCAACGGATTTTAATTTCTATGGAGCTTTACCACCTAAGCATGCGGATGAGATTAGATATAATAAAAGGCATAAGTTCTTGCAAGCGCTAGAACATGATGGGATTAATGTGTATCGCGGTACATGTGATATCCAGAAGGATATCTATATTGAAAAAGGGGTTGATGTATTGATCTGTTTGGATCTTTATCAATTCTCTGTATATAAGTACGATTATGTTGTTGTTTTTTCTGGAGATGCAGATTTCGTACCTGCTATTAAACGAGCGAAGAAAAATGGAACACTAGTACTTGCCATATTAGGCCATAATAAAGCAGCATTTCATCTTAGAAATATGGTAGATGTAACAATTGATCTGGAATCTATTATAGAAAAATTAGATCAGACAACACTGATTCAAAAATTGAGTTAA
- a CDS encoding stalk domain-containing protein, whose translation MFKKLMISSIVAITSLSSPLQMSAAAVEKEISVYVDGEKLHFDVYPKMINGNTLVPMRTIFERLGAAIEWNKDNHSIEATKGERSVYLVIGKKEATVNGESLKLRQAPVMIDNVTYVPLRFISESMGTTVGWLSKNQTVTINSTPLEKIKVTRVKDGDTFVGQYTDGTSAGKQAVFRLIGVDTPEVLNGPIQFYGPEASKYTKDQLIGKTVYVSRDQTDDPYGRVLAYVYLEEGIFFNAALVSNGFARSMAIAPNTRWEGLFEQLESKAKEEHKGMWVQTEASNLSIDPLKNYVKSKSKELGILQGEFHPEQLITKEQLLKSLLIVLFPEIKAVLLAKSFYELSQDEQFKEILQYSIHVGLVLKDEVVNPDEPVTTVDAASILKRVMHVDSMEQGKTLSDFGIYALRSNPNEKLTYMDAILLMEKTNNAYQPIKDYLFHLKEAAKESEVIDQLSSTLSNRAMAEKISSFANRMSLRNFSDVDGLTNLKTDATDVLKEITKDIKSNWKDILNLAKIKNAIENANDSLDKADMALRKALDVN comes from the coding sequence ATGTTCAAAAAACTAATGATTAGTTCTATCGTTGCGATAACTTCGTTATCCTCACCATTACAAATGAGCGCCGCAGCTGTGGAGAAGGAAATATCAGTGTATGTAGATGGAGAAAAACTACATTTTGATGTTTATCCAAAAATGATAAATGGAAATACATTAGTTCCCATGAGGACGATATTTGAGAGGTTAGGTGCAGCTATTGAATGGAACAAAGATAATCACTCCATTGAAGCTACAAAGGGAGAACGAAGCGTATATCTGGTCATTGGGAAGAAAGAGGCCACAGTGAATGGGGAATCATTAAAACTGCGTCAAGCCCCCGTCATGATTGATAATGTTACCTATGTGCCCCTTCGTTTTATTAGTGAGAGTATGGGTACCACGGTCGGGTGGTTGAGTAAAAATCAAACCGTGACCATCAACTCTACTCCACTGGAAAAGATTAAGGTCACACGTGTAAAAGATGGTGATACTTTTGTCGGGCAATATACAGATGGGACAAGTGCCGGCAAGCAAGCTGTGTTTCGTTTAATTGGTGTTGATACCCCAGAGGTCCTAAATGGGCCTATCCAATTTTATGGCCCAGAAGCTTCAAAATACACTAAAGATCAACTGATAGGTAAAACAGTTTATGTATCTCGGGACCAGACAGATGATCCCTATGGTAGAGTACTTGCTTATGTATACCTAGAAGAGGGCATATTCTTCAATGCAGCTCTCGTCTCCAACGGATTTGCTCGGTCTATGGCGATTGCACCTAATACACGCTGGGAAGGTCTATTTGAACAACTAGAATCTAAGGCTAAAGAAGAACATAAAGGGATGTGGGTTCAAACTGAAGCTTCTAATTTATCCATTGATCCCTTGAAAAATTACGTTAAAAGCAAGAGCAAAGAATTAGGGATTCTCCAAGGAGAGTTTCATCCAGAGCAGCTAATCACCAAAGAGCAACTGTTAAAGAGCCTCCTGATTGTTCTCTTCCCTGAAATTAAAGCCGTGCTTCTGGCAAAGTCATTCTATGAATTAAGTCAGGATGAGCAGTTTAAAGAGATTCTCCAATATTCAATACATGTAGGATTAGTATTAAAGGATGAAGTAGTCAATCCGGATGAGCCAGTAACAACTGTAGATGCAGCATCCATACTAAAACGTGTAATGCATGTAGACAGTATGGAGCAGGGTAAAACACTAAGTGATTTTGGCATTTACGCGCTTCGTTCCAATCCAAATGAAAAGCTCACATATATGGATGCTATACTACTGATGGAAAAAACGAATAATGCATACCAACCTATCAAAGATTATCTATTCCATCTAAAAGAAGCTGCAAAGGAATCGGAAGTGATTGACCAATTGTCCTCAACTCTATCAAATAGAGCAATGGCTGAGAAGATCTCATCTTTTGCAAATCGAATGTCTCTACGCAATTTTTCGGATGTGGATGGGTTAACAAATCTGAAAACAGATGCTACAGATGTTCTTAAAGAGATAACCAAAGATATCAAAAGTAACTGGAAGGATATATTGAACCTTGCCAAAATAAAAAATGCTATTGAAAATGCTAACGATAGTTTGGATAAAGCCGATATGGCTCTGCGAAAAGCACTTGATGTGAATTGA
- a CDS encoding GGDEF domain-containing protein, with product MSIFDFFVGIQGSFIASLLLFPILILSWVLSRQLLEKRKRKSYMFLSKITLGYLAFNGIILIFSLVATTVGIESHAISSFFNIIVKSTFIIFLYGFYRIHNKENFKLQLIFIVPTIVVILTGLFAPILGHIIAILSIVTMMILYGDKLGRGKSIYMASGLFLASLLLSIAISIVPSLHGSFYMLNIIFEVSSFTFLLVNLIEHSLIIMQSSYVSAITDSLTGLFNRRYFTKYINGCVDRSIPVNVIFCDIDNFKRLNDTKGHKVGDEVLKQVATIFKEEVQGIGVAGRYGGEEMVLLIQSLDVDMEEITERMRSRIEKETITTASIGYRMYDPSVPADLLIKQADEAMYEAKAAGKNRVMSYRLKAANILDVAANE from the coding sequence ATGAGTATTTTTGATTTTTTTGTTGGTATTCAAGGGAGCTTCATTGCATCACTTCTGCTTTTTCCAATATTAATATTGTCTTGGGTTTTATCGAGGCAATTACTTGAAAAGCGGAAAAGAAAATCATATATGTTCTTATCTAAAATCACGCTAGGTTATCTTGCGTTCAATGGGATAATACTGATCTTCAGTTTAGTTGCCACCACTGTAGGAATAGAATCACATGCAATCTCTTCTTTCTTTAACATCATAGTAAAAAGTACGTTCATTATATTTCTTTATGGCTTCTACCGGATACATAACAAAGAAAACTTTAAACTTCAACTCATTTTTATAGTTCCAACCATTGTCGTGATTCTCACGGGTTTGTTTGCTCCTATACTCGGACATATCATAGCCATTTTATCGATCGTAACGATGATGATTTTATATGGGGATAAGTTAGGAAGAGGTAAATCCATTTATATGGCTTCTGGATTATTTCTAGCTTCTCTACTGCTCTCCATAGCTATAAGTATCGTGCCTTCGTTGCATGGATCTTTTTACATGCTCAATATTATTTTTGAAGTCAGTTCGTTCACTTTTTTATTGGTAAACCTGATTGAGCATTCATTGATCATCATGCAAAGCTCGTACGTTTCCGCAATTACAGATTCACTCACTGGGCTATTTAATAGAAGGTATTTTACTAAGTATATCAATGGCTGTGTGGATCGGAGTATTCCAGTGAATGTTATATTCTGTGATATCGATAACTTTAAAAGATTGAATGATACCAAAGGACATAAAGTAGGGGATGAAGTACTTAAGCAAGTGGCTACTATTTTTAAGGAAGAGGTTCAGGGCATAGGTGTGGCTGGACGATATGGTGGAGAGGAGATGGTTTTACTTATTCAAAGTCTCGACGTTGATATGGAAGAGATCACGGAACGAATGAGATCCCGTATCGAAAAGGAAACAATCACTACAGCTAGCATCGGCTATCGAATGTATGACCCAAGTGTACCAGCCGACCTTTTAATCAAACAGGCAGATGAAGCTATGTATGAGGCAAAAGCAGCAGGCAAGAATCGGGTAATGTCCTATAGATTAAAAGCAGCAAATATATTGGACGTAGCTGCCAACGAATAG
- a CDS encoding MrcB family domain-containing protein — translation MTEVIHVSELIENRLETENTNERTGELHIREAIQYILDHYQEARLSLFENHKMGDHVRSIFKDIIINEANLNQDHLYIKGSVGNGRWAEIPWISIFNRDITTTATKGYYIVYLFKADMSGVYISLNQGWTYFKEKYQTKLGRKKIRTTANIIQKKLNFTPDHMTAEAITLRGQGWLAEGYEKGHIFGRFYSANNLPSSKELISDLKELLITYKEIAYMIGERTLDQFNDYLLLSDDGQFLEEEQQQEEDFQNRVQSILDEKVKKAEKNSMEDIETEDTPLPKPEPVIDQTQKERWPRDAQVAAKALRLSKFKCAFDETHVSFTSKVTGERYLEVHHLVPMKYQRNFNVSLDRASQLLALCPTCHRQIHHGTDEDKENILRKLFDDRHEKLKAIGIEINLDELCQMYGIEK, via the coding sequence GTGACTGAGGTGATTCATGTGTCAGAGCTTATTGAAAATCGATTAGAAACAGAAAACACTAACGAAAGAACAGGTGAGCTACACATTAGAGAGGCGATACAATACATACTCGATCATTACCAGGAAGCAAGATTGTCATTGTTTGAGAACCATAAGATGGGTGACCACGTACGCAGTATATTTAAAGATATCATTATTAATGAAGCAAATTTAAATCAAGACCATCTCTATATCAAGGGCTCCGTTGGAAACGGACGATGGGCCGAAATACCGTGGATTTCAATTTTTAATAGAGATATTACCACAACAGCTACAAAAGGTTATTACATTGTTTATTTGTTTAAAGCAGATATGAGCGGTGTGTATATTTCCTTAAACCAAGGCTGGACATATTTTAAGGAAAAGTATCAGACCAAACTGGGACGGAAAAAAATCCGGACGACTGCAAATATAATTCAAAAGAAGTTGAACTTTACTCCAGATCATATGACTGCAGAAGCCATTACGTTAAGAGGACAAGGATGGCTAGCAGAGGGCTATGAAAAGGGTCATATTTTTGGACGTTTTTATAGTGCCAACAACTTACCTAGTTCAAAGGAACTTATTAGCGACCTTAAAGAATTACTGATTACATATAAAGAGATCGCATATATGATCGGTGAAAGAACGCTAGACCAATTTAATGATTACCTATTGTTAAGTGATGATGGCCAATTTTTAGAAGAAGAGCAGCAACAAGAAGAAGACTTTCAAAATAGAGTGCAATCGATACTTGATGAAAAGGTAAAGAAAGCCGAAAAGAATAGTATGGAGGATATAGAGACGGAGGATACTCCACTTCCAAAACCAGAACCTGTTATTGATCAGACCCAAAAAGAACGCTGGCCAAGAGATGCTCAAGTTGCCGCTAAGGCGCTTCGTTTATCTAAATTCAAGTGTGCCTTCGATGAAACACATGTTTCGTTTACTTCGAAAGTTACAGGAGAAAGATATCTGGAAGTTCATCATCTTGTACCCATGAAATATCAAAGGAATTTTAATGTTAGTTTGGATCGAGCATCCCAACTTCTAGCATTATGTCCAACGTGTCATCGTCAGATCCATCATGGAACAGACGAAGATAAAGAGAACATATTAAGAAAACTATTTGACGATCGACATGAGAAATTAAAGGCTATTGGTATTGAGATAAATTTAGATGAACTATGTCAGATGTATGGTATCGAGAAGTAG
- a CDS encoding ATP synthase F0 subunit B yields the protein MGRVRVWVTDARCIDCEGIYKIDPYRPLQQRCKPCSKAYKKKRKRNDRVQIISFLIFPLGILMYFLWKDTKPHLAKTALRSALIPIYILSGILLLAFLFTRMMLK from the coding sequence ATGGGACGTGTTCGGGTATGGGTTACAGATGCAAGATGTATAGATTGTGAAGGAATATACAAGATAGATCCTTACAGACCGTTGCAACAAAGATGCAAACCCTGTTCCAAAGCTTATAAGAAAAAAAGGAAACGTAATGATAGAGTGCAAATCATTTCTTTTCTTATCTTTCCTTTGGGCATTCTAATGTATTTTCTTTGGAAAGATACGAAACCACATTTAGCTAAAACAGCGTTAAGATCTGCTTTAATCCCAATTTACATATTGAGTGGTATTCTTCTGTTGGCTTTCCTTTTTACTAGAATGATGTTAAAGTGA
- a CDS encoding S-layer homology domain-containing protein, giving the protein MKKQFIKFAGIALAAALIVGTMSITTPNAQAATTPFSDVQSTHWGASAITNGVSKGYVDGYTNGTFKPDASVTRAEFVKMVVSAMELETTPSSGKWYTEYVDAASQAGLYASTDFNNSEAAWAKVISREEMARVAARAIGETTKEDDKWMYLATKAGLIKGVGIGQIAPKGLTTRAQAIVVIERILSKNTGASLDVDRYAVGSAEIAWHGTNIFTVMPEMWVTTESDLRQARKDSVEEMWNEERMTITSKDGLYQGKLDALIAIDLADPNDPNLGLIKPINTLKWFNNDPSNKNLMVKDQKNSFYVLYFKGGTVFNKDPKRYNTYDYLKFRVDGFNSPDLDAFFDKGVLNKVASLYRDNFNDIPAVIIPKTGTVQNNWDLAIGIQTPAGGWWFSESILLRLEGTQ; this is encoded by the coding sequence ATGAAAAAACAGTTTATTAAATTCGCAGGAATCGCACTGGCAGCAGCACTTATCGTAGGTACGATGAGCATCACGACACCTAATGCGCAAGCTGCTACAACTCCATTTTCCGACGTACAATCGACCCATTGGGGCGCCAGTGCCATAACCAATGGCGTTTCCAAAGGCTATGTCGATGGATACACGAACGGTACTTTTAAGCCAGACGCTAGCGTCACACGCGCAGAGTTCGTGAAGATGGTCGTTTCGGCTATGGAACTTGAAACTACGCCATCCAGCGGTAAATGGTACACCGAGTACGTTGACGCCGCAAGCCAAGCAGGCCTTTACGCATCTACCGATTTCAACAATAGCGAAGCGGCTTGGGCGAAAGTCATATCACGTGAAGAAATGGCTCGTGTTGCAGCTCGTGCGATCGGGGAAACAACAAAGGAAGATGACAAATGGATGTATCTCGCTACGAAAGCCGGTCTCATTAAAGGCGTCGGTATAGGGCAGATCGCTCCGAAAGGACTGACCACGCGTGCGCAGGCAATCGTTGTCATCGAACGTATTCTTTCCAAAAATACCGGCGCTTCTCTTGACGTCGATAGGTATGCGGTCGGTAGTGCTGAAATCGCTTGGCACGGTACAAACATCTTCACCGTGATGCCGGAAATGTGGGTAACAACGGAATCCGATCTGAGACAAGCTAGAAAAGATTCGGTGGAGGAAATGTGGAACGAGGAACGGATGACGATCACGTCAAAAGACGGGCTCTATCAAGGCAAGCTTGACGCACTTATCGCCATCGACCTTGCAGATCCCAACGACCCTAACCTTGGATTGATAAAGCCGATCAATACGCTCAAATGGTTCAATAATGATCCATCAAACAAAAACCTAATGGTAAAAGACCAGAAAAACAGTTTTTACGTCCTCTATTTCAAAGGTGGAACGGTATTTAACAAAGATCCTAAAAGATATAATACTTATGATTATCTGAAGTTTCGGGTCGATGGCTTTAATAGTCCTGATCTAGATGCCTTTTTTGATAAAGGAGTGCTAAATAAAGTAGCTAGTCTTTATCGAGATAATTTTAATGACATTCCTGCCGTTATAATCCCCAAAACGGGAACAGTGCAAAATAACTGGGATTTGGCAATTGGAATTCAAACACCGGCAGGTGGATGGTGGTTCAGCGAAAGTATTCTACTCCGTCTCGAAGGTACCCAATAA
- the nusA gene encoding transcription termination factor NusA gives MNKDFLVALTEIEKQKGISKEVLLEGLEDALVSSYKKKFNTATNVRVDINRTSGAMKVLSKKMVVDDIIDERVEILIDEARQINPDVQLDEFIEIEVTPKDFGRLAAQTAKQVVMMRIKEAERALVFDAYAGKEEEIITGKVQGMDSTNLYVLLDHTEAVLPISDLMPNEKFKLGDTLSAYISRVEQTSKGTLVILSRVHPGHLKKLFETKIPEIQEGKVAIKSISREAGIRSKIAVTALDPDVDEVAVCVGVKGQTIQSITSELGGEKLDIIKWSKQMEEYVANSLAPAKVLEVHIFDDEEDPTARVIVPNNQLTLAIGLKGQNARLAAKLTGYKMDLYSEDQAFKQFGRPVTIVE, from the coding sequence ATGAATAAGGATTTTTTAGTAGCATTAACGGAGATTGAAAAGCAAAAAGGGATTTCAAAAGAAGTTTTGTTAGAGGGTCTTGAGGATGCACTCGTATCAAGTTACAAAAAGAAGTTCAATACGGCAACGAATGTGCGTGTCGATATTAATCGTACGTCTGGTGCAATGAAAGTGTTATCAAAGAAAATGGTTGTAGATGATATTATTGATGAACGAGTCGAGATATTGATCGACGAAGCTCGGCAGATCAACCCAGATGTCCAGCTTGACGAGTTTATTGAAATTGAAGTTACTCCGAAAGACTTTGGACGGTTGGCTGCTCAAACGGCTAAACAGGTGGTTATGATGAGAATTAAAGAAGCTGAACGAGCTCTCGTATTTGATGCGTACGCTGGTAAGGAAGAAGAGATCATCACTGGTAAGGTCCAGGGCATGGACTCAACTAACTTATATGTTTTACTAGACCATACCGAGGCTGTCCTACCTATCAGTGACTTGATGCCAAATGAAAAGTTTAAGCTTGGGGATACACTATCAGCGTATATCTCTCGCGTTGAACAAACCTCTAAGGGAACTTTGGTCATTCTGTCGCGTGTACACCCAGGACATCTGAAGAAGTTGTTTGAAACAAAGATCCCAGAAATACAAGAAGGAAAGGTCGCCATCAAATCCATCTCCAGAGAAGCGGGGATCCGTTCGAAGATTGCAGTTACTGCACTAGATCCAGATGTGGATGAAGTTGCGGTATGTGTAGGCGTAAAAGGGCAAACTATTCAATCCATTACCAGTGAACTCGGCGGAGAGAAATTAGATATCATTAAATGGTCCAAACAGATGGAAGAGTATGTTGCAAATTCCTTAGCACCTGCTAAAGTACTTGAGGTCCACATTTTTGACGATGAAGAGGATCCGACAGCACGTGTGATTGTGCCCAATAATCAGCTCACACTTGCGATTGGTTTGAAGGGGCAAAATGCACGTCTTGCAGCAAAATTAACGGGTTATAAGATGGATCTGTATAGTGAAGATCAAGCATTTAAACAATTCGGCCGTCCAGTAACGATAGTCGAATAG
- a CDS encoding helix-turn-helix transcriptional regulator produces MPVKEEIKLGPERLGLSERDIMYLLIFRELHNQSASPSDIFEVVRAELSNIQRGRARSYFYNVVSQMESFGWITTIRTENKNNKKYYAITSDGYAKIDSFKESCMDSMKSLKSMADHFDFHISGTGKSEPIQLNTQQRKMFNRLINVRHLIRFLFLKILTEAEHRQESGKKVWLLFKERYEWQPAQGYYYEVLREMEVDQGYVTGKWTTDRRSTYIYQITSHGLESIASEAETTLHFVRQLQHYTRFILNLFPDRNS; encoded by the coding sequence ATGCCAGTGAAAGAGGAGATTAAACTCGGTCCAGAACGCTTAGGGCTCAGTGAGAGAGATATCATGTACTTGCTCATCTTTCGTGAACTTCACAATCAGTCGGCATCTCCTTCAGATATCTTTGAGGTGGTCCGCGCGGAATTAAGTAATATACAACGAGGCCGAGCGAGATCCTATTTCTACAATGTAGTAAGTCAGATGGAATCATTCGGATGGATAACAACGATTCGGACGGAGAACAAAAACAATAAAAAATACTACGCTATTACCTCGGACGGTTATGCGAAAATAGATAGTTTTAAAGAATCATGTATGGATTCCATGAAGAGTTTAAAAAGTATGGCCGATCACTTTGATTTTCATATCTCGGGTACTGGTAAATCTGAACCCATTCAACTGAATACGCAGCAACGAAAAATGTTTAACCGATTAATTAACGTGCGACATTTAATCCGGTTCTTATTTTTAAAGATTCTAACTGAAGCCGAACATCGCCAAGAAAGTGGAAAGAAAGTGTGGTTACTTTTTAAAGAAAGATACGAATGGCAGCCTGCACAAGGCTATTATTACGAGGTACTTCGAGAAATGGAAGTAGACCAGGGATATGTAACAGGAAAATGGACGACAGATCGGCGTAGCACCTATATTTATCAAATTACGAGTCACGGGTTAGAGTCTATCGCAAGTGAAGCCGAGACTACGCTACACTTCGTACGACAGTTACAACACTATACACGTTTTATACTAAATTTGTTTCCTGATCGTAACAGTTAA
- a CDS encoding nucleotide pyrophosphohydrolase, whose translation MEELIQKITAFRDERDWGQFHNPKDLAISLNLEASELLEIFQWKSNEEAIAKSKDKLQDELADVLYYVLLMCNDLNIDPKKALIEKLKKNAEKYPVDKAYGSNKKYTELRGSNQE comes from the coding sequence GTGGAGGAATTAATACAAAAGATTACTGCATTTAGAGATGAGCGGGACTGGGGACAATTTCATAATCCCAAGGATCTGGCCATTTCTTTGAATCTCGAAGCGAGTGAGTTGCTTGAAATATTTCAATGGAAAAGTAACGAAGAAGCCATTGCGAAAAGCAAAGACAAACTTCAAGATGAATTGGCTGATGTTCTATATTATGTGTTACTCATGTGCAACGATCTTAATATTGATCCGAAGAAAGCATTAATAGAAAAGCTGAAGAAGAATGCAGAGAAGTATCCAGTAGATAAGGCATATGGCTCAAACAAAAAATACACCGAACTTCGTGGGAGTAACCAAGAATAA